A single Bacillus sp. OxB-1 DNA region contains:
- a CDS encoding TRAP transporter small permease, with product MKIIRSFDKLHRKTEIVSVYLAGFLIMIMMALITMEVILRKLANYSIPGVFEISSQLMVGVCLLGISYVQNEKEHIAIDFVAKKFPPSIQKITNILIFLLGFFITLIFAWQGINSFVDSFKVGEHTIGILPVPIWPGRFIVAFSMVLIAFRFLLDIVNQFRKATV from the coding sequence ATGAAGATCATTCGAAGTTTTGATAAATTGCATCGGAAAACTGAGATAGTAAGCGTCTATTTGGCTGGTTTTTTAATTATGATCATGATGGCCCTCATAACGATGGAGGTCATTTTACGGAAACTTGCCAACTATAGCATTCCCGGCGTTTTTGAAATCTCTTCCCAGCTGATGGTTGGCGTTTGCTTATTAGGCATTTCCTACGTCCAAAACGAAAAAGAACATATCGCTATTGATTTTGTAGCAAAGAAATTTCCACCGTCCATTCAAAAGATCACCAACATATTGATATTCTTGCTTGGATTTTTTATTACTCTCATTTTCGCTTGGCAAGGAATCAATTCATTTGTCGACTCTTTCAAAGTTGGTGAGCATACTATCGGAATCCTCCCCGTCCCGATTTGGCCGGGAAGATTCATTGTAGCTTTTTCAATGGTGTTGATTGCATTTCGATTTCTACTAGATATCGTGAATCAATTTAGAAAAGCCACAGTTTAA
- a CDS encoding C4-dicarboxylate TRAP transporter substrate-binding protein — MKRFKASVASIGLVFALLLTACGSDSVSEATETATDAKETDNNKTYKFKSSIQAPKEAKLSQGFDAYLDEVEKNSDGRVTFERYYSESLVKAADTSSAVGAGIADIALIVPGYTPANNPLATIESLPALWVDQWTGTRAMQDLYNEFPELKEEYESQGIQVVGNFVLPSYYYISTKDVKSFDDIKGQKVIAAGTQSILAEALDTVSVGIVITESFEAMERGAVDSAMLGFTSSATYGIHELAKSVWKLPLGSQGGVLGMNKDKFDALPDDLKKIFEEAAVKNAVDFHNIYQVEGEESSLQKYLDAGVTINEPSDEDVAKLQEIAKEAVWKKWIDGPEREGKPAEEILNRFVELIEKYDEEYQTNGIPE; from the coding sequence ATGAAGAGATTTAAAGCGAGTGTTGCTTCGATTGGCCTTGTTTTCGCCTTACTATTAACAGCATGCGGTTCGGATTCAGTCAGCGAAGCAACCGAAACAGCTACTGACGCAAAAGAAACGGATAACAATAAAACCTATAAATTCAAATCAAGTATCCAAGCACCTAAAGAAGCGAAACTATCCCAGGGCTTTGATGCCTATCTAGACGAAGTCGAAAAAAATTCGGATGGACGAGTGACGTTTGAACGGTATTACAGTGAGTCTTTGGTGAAAGCTGCGGATACCTCCAGTGCTGTCGGTGCCGGCATTGCCGATATTGCCCTGATAGTCCCTGGATATACTCCTGCGAACAATCCATTGGCGACCATTGAATCCTTGCCTGCCTTATGGGTTGATCAGTGGACGGGCACTAGAGCTATGCAAGATTTATACAATGAGTTTCCCGAGCTTAAGGAGGAGTATGAAAGCCAAGGAATTCAAGTAGTCGGAAACTTTGTTCTACCATCCTATTATTATATATCCACAAAAGATGTTAAAAGCTTTGACGATATCAAAGGACAAAAGGTGATTGCTGCCGGTACGCAAAGTATTTTAGCTGAAGCGTTGGATACAGTGTCTGTTGGAATTGTAATCACCGAGAGTTTTGAAGCAATGGAACGAGGCGCCGTAGATTCTGCAATGCTCGGGTTTACATCTTCAGCGACTTACGGAATTCATGAGTTGGCTAAAAGTGTTTGGAAACTTCCCCTCGGAAGCCAAGGCGGCGTATTGGGTATGAACAAAGATAAATTCGATGCGTTACCGGATGATTTGAAAAAGATATTTGAAGAAGCCGCTGTAAAAAATGCTGTCGATTTCCATAATATCTATCAAGTCGAAGGTGAAGAATCGTCGTTACAAAAGTATTTGGATGCAGGCGTCACCATAAATGAGCCAAGCGATGAGGATGTTGCAAAATTACAGGAAATCGCAAAAGAAGCGGTTTGGAAAAAGTGGATAGACGGCCCGGAACGAGAAGGTAAGCCTGCTGAGGAAATACTAAATAGATTCGTTGAGCTGATTGAAAAGTACGATGAAGAATATCAAACGAACGGAATTCCAGAGTAA
- a CDS encoding cyclase family protein, translating to MKFVDLSIVIKEPNPGEFSSDELRRSLSCSIEYQDHEGIGAQQMMNIFNCQKEDLPDGLGWAAEILEISTHAGTHLDAPYHYYPTTGGNPAKTVEELPLEWFFGNGVVLDFRHKQNGEAVSVEDVKEALTKIDYALQTGDIVCLMFGADKRYGQANYWTDFPGMSAEATHWIIDQGVKVIGTDAMGFDIPFEKIRSNFEESQDKDAIWEAHRVGMEKEYCQIEKMANLDQLPPHGFKICCFPIPIEKASAGWVRPVAIID from the coding sequence ATGAAATTTGTGGACTTATCTATAGTTATCAAAGAGCCGAACCCGGGAGAATTCTCTAGTGATGAACTAAGAAGAAGCTTGTCCTGCTCCATCGAGTATCAAGATCATGAGGGAATTGGAGCCCAGCAAATGATGAACATTTTCAACTGTCAAAAGGAAGACTTGCCGGATGGATTGGGATGGGCAGCGGAAATCCTTGAAATCTCAACACATGCAGGAACCCATTTGGATGCGCCGTATCACTATTATCCAACCACAGGCGGAAATCCGGCGAAAACAGTAGAAGAACTTCCATTGGAATGGTTTTTCGGGAATGGCGTTGTCCTTGATTTTCGCCATAAACAAAATGGAGAAGCTGTAAGTGTGGAGGATGTAAAAGAAGCTCTTACCAAAATCGATTACGCACTGCAAACCGGTGACATCGTTTGCTTAATGTTCGGGGCAGATAAACGGTATGGGCAAGCAAATTATTGGACTGATTTTCCGGGGATGAGCGCGGAGGCTACCCATTGGATTATCGACCAAGGCGTTAAAGTAATCGGGACAGATGCGATGGGATTCGACATCCCATTTGAAAAAATCCGAAGTAATTTCGAAGAAAGCCAGGACAAAGATGCCATTTGGGAAGCGCACCGGGTTGGAATGGAAAAAGAGTATTGTCAAATAGAAAAGATGGCAAATCTAGACCAACTGCCGCCGCACGGATTTAAAATCTGTTGCTTTCCAATCCCAATTGAAAAAGCAAGCGCAGGCTGGGTACGACCAGTCGCCATAATCGATTAA
- a CDS encoding competence protein ComK — protein sequence MESNFIIKWETVICVPNYDALGKPCSIIVENGRLIEVDMKPSDLINENLLYYGSSLQGATEGASRILGNTYSNPIAISEKQNIYWLPSKSPASDDCVWFALHHIVRLRAFGKAQTEVQLTGGHKIVIDSSFYTLTKREMRAYTLKGKIERRSEKPAEMVREEKSCYYISKPNGKVNYELKKQDKDS from the coding sequence ATGGAATCTAATTTTATTATTAAGTGGGAGACAGTGATTTGTGTCCCGAATTATGATGCTCTTGGAAAACCTTGTTCAATCATTGTGGAGAATGGACGTCTTATTGAAGTGGATATGAAACCGAGTGACCTCATCAATGAAAACTTACTATACTACGGATCAAGTTTACAAGGAGCGACGGAAGGAGCCAGCCGAATCTTAGGAAACACTTATAGTAATCCGATTGCCATCAGCGAGAAGCAAAATATTTATTGGCTTCCGAGCAAGTCCCCGGCTAGTGATGATTGTGTTTGGTTTGCGTTGCATCATATCGTGAGACTCCGTGCATTTGGCAAAGCACAAACTGAGGTTCAACTGACAGGCGGGCATAAAATTGTGATCGACTCTAGCTTTTATACGTTGACCAAAAGAGAAATGCGTGCGTACACCTTGAAAGGGAAAATTGAGAGAAGATCTGAGAAGCCTGCTGAAATGGTTAGAGAGGAAAAGAGTTGCTATTATATCAGCAAGCCAAATGGAAAAGTGAATTATGAATTGAAAAAGCAGGACAAAGATTCATAG
- a CDS encoding Eco57I restriction-modification methylase domain-containing protein — MTSAIELLDEERLKLNKILVNKSLYSQYLTPLSVARFMAFLFDPVSLRNPSILDAGAGIGTLTASLLERITSEALTDAASCTAIEIDPLLGERIAKTVARFKDEMTVDLHLIPQDFIEWGTSQVDEQNSLFDDHGKRFSHIILNPPYKKMNSASHHRKLLSGVGIETVNLYTAFMALAIKLLDERGQLVAIVPRSFCNGPYYKPFRELLLSETAIRQIHLFTARDKAFQDDSVLQENVILHLERGVEQGEVKISTSTDDKFSDYDEKLYPIDRVVKPGDVEKFIYIPINQDAKEKSCYAKLTYRLQDLGISVSTGPVVGFRVKEHLRMEPEEGTVPLLYPVHIEREGIRWPKVSKKANAIVYNQETEKWLYPNGSYVMIRRFSSKEEKRRIFSAVTHPEMFTDDQIGFENGVNVLHKDKQGMPLRLAYGLHVYMNSSLFDNYFRSFNGHTQVNATDLRSMYFPSEEILNDLGSWYVSHELPDQNAIDEKVMEVLS, encoded by the coding sequence ATGACTTCAGCAATCGAGCTGCTTGACGAGGAACGATTAAAGCTAAATAAAATATTGGTCAATAAATCTTTGTACAGTCAATACCTCACCCCCCTTTCCGTTGCCCGTTTTATGGCTTTTCTCTTTGATCCTGTGAGTTTGCGTAATCCTTCCATTTTGGATGCCGGGGCGGGAATCGGAACGTTGACGGCCTCTCTGTTGGAGAGAATCACTTCCGAAGCGCTAACCGACGCCGCATCCTGTACGGCAATTGAAATCGATCCGTTGCTTGGGGAGCGTATTGCGAAAACGGTTGCTCGCTTTAAAGATGAAATGACGGTTGATTTACACTTGATCCCTCAAGATTTCATCGAATGGGGAACCTCACAAGTGGACGAGCAGAACAGCTTGTTTGATGATCATGGGAAGCGGTTTTCACATATCATCCTGAATCCGCCATATAAGAAGATGAACAGCGCTTCGCATCATCGAAAATTGCTGAGCGGTGTCGGGATTGAAACAGTCAATCTTTACACGGCGTTTATGGCTCTTGCAATCAAATTGTTGGATGAGCGGGGGCAACTTGTTGCCATTGTGCCACGGAGTTTTTGCAATGGACCTTACTACAAACCTTTCCGGGAGCTTTTATTGAGTGAGACGGCTATCCGACAAATCCATCTTTTCACTGCGCGGGACAAAGCATTTCAGGATGATTCCGTGTTGCAGGAGAATGTCATTCTTCATTTGGAGCGCGGAGTCGAACAGGGAGAGGTCAAAATTTCCACTTCCACCGACGACAAGTTCTCGGATTATGACGAAAAGTTGTATCCTATTGATCGGGTCGTCAAGCCGGGAGATGTTGAGAAATTTATTTATATACCTATTAACCAGGATGCCAAAGAGAAGTCCTGCTATGCGAAGCTTACATACAGGCTCCAAGATCTGGGCATTTCTGTATCTACGGGACCGGTTGTCGGCTTCCGGGTGAAAGAACATTTACGGATGGAGCCCGAAGAAGGAACCGTTCCCCTTTTATATCCAGTTCATATTGAACGGGAAGGAATCCGTTGGCCAAAAGTGTCGAAGAAAGCGAATGCGATTGTCTACAATCAGGAGACGGAGAAGTGGCTTTATCCGAATGGTAGTTATGTCATGATTCGACGATTTTCATCTAAAGAGGAGAAGCGCCGGATCTTTTCCGCTGTTACCCACCCGGAGATGTTTACGGACGATCAGATTGGGTTTGAGAATGGCGTGAACGTGCTACATAAAGACAAGCAGGGGATGCCGTTGCGATTGGCATATGGACTGCATGTCTATATGAACTCGTCTCTGTTCGACAATTATTTCAGATCGTTTAATGGACATACGCAAGTGAACGCAACTGATTTGCGGTCCATGTATTTTCCATCCGAGGAAATTCTGAATGACTTGGGATCTTGGTATGTATCCCATGAATTGCCTGACCAGAATGCGATTGATGAAAAGGTGATGGAGGTCTTGTCCTGA
- a CDS encoding DNA sulfur modification protein DndB codes for MIIHPVFSKKQTMITYPLEELLQMLKEEQMILRETNQVQARAIRRYIFDNIMDEQVYLPPIVAYVEEGELIKERPVRLHVIDGSQRMEALSQLQAMMVKSLSSEDDGERKKGLHLNYMLKSVEISVQVFEGVSPAEADQMYIDFNTKGKKVSLSKRIAYDSRNSINQATNQVLQANENLRNAGVEQEKIAVVRPKNKNLLSLSQLRQLVALFLDGSTVSSKLAQNRVLSREREETIDVINFWFEELFKLHPVESIGDYDVSIFASFPLLYAVASYAIEGSAEIEKTELKTHIKRRMEKLRTIDWSRDNPAWRGFDGSERGKEKYFYLKNDKKNIKAITDWLSRKGGE; via the coding sequence ATGATTATTCATCCCGTCTTTTCTAAGAAGCAAACGATGATTACCTATCCGCTAGAAGAATTATTGCAAATGTTAAAGGAAGAACAAATGATATTGCGGGAAACGAACCAAGTCCAGGCAAGGGCGATCCGCAGATATATTTTCGATAATATTATGGATGAACAGGTTTATTTGCCTCCGATCGTCGCCTATGTGGAAGAAGGGGAATTGATAAAGGAGAGGCCGGTCCGTTTACATGTTATAGACGGTTCGCAACGAATGGAAGCGCTTTCCCAATTGCAAGCGATGATGGTCAAGTCCCTCAGCAGCGAAGACGATGGAGAACGTAAAAAAGGATTACATTTGAACTACATGTTAAAGAGTGTGGAAATATCCGTCCAAGTGTTTGAAGGAGTCTCACCGGCTGAAGCCGATCAAATGTACATCGACTTCAATACGAAAGGGAAAAAAGTCTCCTTGTCGAAAAGGATTGCTTACGATTCGCGAAATTCCATCAATCAGGCGACGAATCAAGTCTTACAAGCCAATGAGAACTTGCGGAACGCGGGTGTCGAGCAGGAGAAAATAGCTGTTGTTCGCCCGAAAAACAAAAATCTGCTTTCTCTATCACAGTTGCGACAATTGGTTGCATTGTTTCTTGATGGAAGCACTGTCAGCAGCAAATTGGCGCAAAATAGGGTTCTATCCAGAGAAAGAGAGGAAACGATTGATGTGATAAATTTCTGGTTTGAAGAGCTGTTCAAACTGCATCCCGTCGAATCGATCGGTGATTATGATGTATCCATATTTGCCAGTTTTCCTCTGCTTTATGCAGTTGCAAGCTATGCAATAGAAGGATCAGCGGAAATTGAAAAGACAGAACTAAAAACACATATAAAACGAAGAATGGAGAAATTACGTACAATCGATTGGTCGAGGGACAATCCGGCTTGGAGAGGATTCGACGGTTCAGAAAGGGGAAAAGAGAAATATTTTTATTTAAAAAATGATAAAAAAAATATAAAGGCTATCACGGATTGGCTTAGCCGTAAAGGAGGTGAGTGA
- a CDS encoding TrmB family transcriptional regulator → MNIEKTIDSLKANGFTEYESKVYLSLLKHSPANGNMIALSSGVPGPKVYETLRKLHAKGYVYLFSGGDRSNSKSYIPMPYQDLLKLFEDSFNENLTLLSKGLKNLSTSNSKRETELFHIDGYDASMNLITNEIALSSSEIYLSGWSVDIEKIIKPLRKAYKDGVKIKSVIFGESTLDIPWTNIPHYDVDIFNQRHKNEMNIVIDQKKAIIFNSSTDDGYSVVSDHQAMINTTTNYIRHDMYVNMIIHDFEKQLLEKYGEEFNDLIKMF, encoded by the coding sequence TTGAACATAGAGAAAACGATCGACTCACTGAAAGCAAATGGATTTACCGAGTATGAATCTAAGGTTTACCTATCCCTTCTAAAGCACAGTCCTGCCAACGGAAATATGATAGCGCTTTCATCCGGAGTGCCGGGGCCGAAAGTTTATGAAACTTTGAGGAAATTGCATGCCAAGGGATATGTGTACTTATTTTCGGGAGGTGACAGATCAAATAGTAAAAGTTATATTCCAATGCCTTATCAAGACCTACTGAAACTATTCGAGGATTCGTTTAACGAAAACCTTACTCTTTTGAGCAAAGGACTTAAAAACCTCTCAACTAGCAATAGCAAAAGAGAGACGGAACTGTTCCACATTGACGGGTACGATGCCTCCATGAACCTTATTACAAACGAAATCGCCCTTTCCTCTTCTGAAATTTATTTGAGCGGCTGGTCTGTGGATATTGAAAAAATAATCAAGCCCCTGCGTAAGGCCTACAAGGACGGAGTCAAAATTAAAAGTGTCATATTTGGGGAGAGTACATTAGATATCCCGTGGACTAATATCCCTCACTATGACGTTGATATTTTTAACCAGCGCCATAAAAACGAAATGAATATTGTGATTGACCAAAAGAAGGCCATTATCTTCAATTCTTCGACTGATGATGGGTATTCCGTTGTCTCCGATCATCAAGCCATGATCAATACGACAACCAATTATATCCGGCACGATATGTATGTAAATATGATTATCCACGACTTTGAAAAGCAGCTGTTGGAGAAATATGGAGAAGAATTCAATGATTTAATAAAAATGTTCTAA
- a CDS encoding TRAP transporter large permease: MSALVIGFVGLVVLIGLLLLRVPVALSMAAVGFFGYWSISGLNPTLKLMGLVPYSTVASYTFTVIPLFLLMGYFVYYGNLATDMFSSFNKWLGNIPGGILYATIIGGAAFGAANGSGPASTATLARITIPEMERLGVNKKLAYGAVASAGPLAQMIPPSMLMIIYAILAEQPVGKLLIAGIIPGIIITLGYIVTIYVVLKKNPDWAPKTQKYSMKEKVHSLKGIWGIAILIGSIMIGLYLGVFTPTEAGAVGAAIAFVITIVTKKLKWSGFTSSIIETIKTSATVFFIVISSFLFGYFLGITQIPAFVSEFLTGLNVSPMTIMVFVCLMYLFLGMFIDMISAMFLTIPIILPAIIQLGFDPIWFGVIVVFLAEISLVTPPFGISIFMIQGVVKGSEYGDIIKGSIPFIIADLFILVIFLAFPKLILFLPGLM, translated from the coding sequence TTGTCAGCTTTAGTTATAGGCTTTGTAGGATTAGTCGTGCTAATCGGGTTGTTGTTACTACGAGTACCTGTCGCATTATCAATGGCTGCTGTCGGCTTTTTCGGTTATTGGTCCATCAGCGGATTGAATCCCACATTGAAGTTGATGGGGCTCGTTCCCTATTCCACTGTTGCTAGCTATACATTCACAGTCATCCCGCTTTTTTTACTAATGGGTTACTTTGTGTACTATGGAAACCTTGCCACGGATATGTTTTCTTCGTTTAATAAATGGTTAGGCAATATCCCCGGCGGCATTTTATATGCAACGATCATCGGCGGAGCCGCGTTCGGGGCGGCAAACGGATCTGGACCAGCATCTACCGCCACATTGGCCAGGATAACGATTCCCGAGATGGAAAGGCTCGGAGTGAATAAAAAATTAGCATACGGGGCCGTCGCGTCAGCTGGCCCCCTTGCCCAAATGATTCCTCCGAGTATGTTGATGATTATTTATGCGATCTTGGCAGAACAACCGGTTGGAAAACTGTTAATTGCGGGGATCATTCCGGGAATCATCATCACCCTTGGCTATATCGTCACGATTTATGTAGTACTAAAGAAAAATCCGGATTGGGCCCCAAAAACGCAAAAATACAGCATGAAAGAAAAAGTCCATTCGTTAAAAGGGATTTGGGGAATTGCCATACTCATCGGATCCATCATGATCGGTTTATATCTTGGAGTCTTTACCCCAACGGAAGCTGGGGCGGTCGGAGCAGCTATTGCCTTCGTCATTACAATCGTGACCAAAAAATTGAAATGGAGCGGCTTTACCTCTTCTATTATAGAAACAATCAAAACGTCCGCAACCGTATTCTTTATCGTCATTTCTTCGTTTTTATTTGGTTATTTTTTAGGAATCACACAAATTCCAGCATTTGTTTCTGAATTTCTCACCGGTCTTAATGTAAGCCCTATGACGATTATGGTCTTCGTCTGCTTAATGTATCTATTCCTAGGAATGTTTATCGATATGATCTCTGCTATGTTTTTAACGATACCGATCATCCTGCCAGCCATTATTCAATTAGGCTTTGACCCGATTTGGTTTGGTGTCATTGTCGTTTTCCTAGCCGAGATTTCGCTAGTCACCCCGCCATTCGGAATCAGTATTTTCATGATTCAAGGGGTAGTGAAAGGGAGCGAATACGGGGATATCATCAAAGGTTCCATACCTTTTATCATTGCCGATTTATTCATCTTAGTCATATTCCTCGCGTTCCCGAAACTGATCTTGTTTCTACCTGGCTTGATGTAG
- a CDS encoding BsuBI/PstI family type II restriction endonuclease: MEMIHPNISQGIEILRALGMPKEQQNDRSALCLLALLNIGPDQTWQDAEQVLIGITPIMEFSKENYGRSYAPNSRETFRRFSMHQFVDAGIALYNPDDPLRPVNSPKAVYQIEEETLETIKAFNTEQWDTALEKFLGNRETLIGKNAKTRKRNLVPIQIAPGQEIAISPGEHSELIKAIIEEFAPQFVPGGVLAYAGDTGDKLGYIDEALLLHLGIEIDWHGKMPDVVIFYPEKHWLVLIESVTSHGPIDGKRYRELEKLFESSSAGLVYLTAFPSRQLFSRYAPVIAWETEVWVAEDPTHLIHFNGERFLGPYK; this comes from the coding sequence ATGGAGATGATTCATCCGAATATAAGCCAAGGTATCGAGATTCTAAGGGCGCTCGGTATGCCGAAGGAGCAGCAGAATGACCGATCTGCCCTTTGTTTATTGGCCTTATTAAATATTGGTCCGGACCAGACGTGGCAGGATGCGGAACAGGTTTTGATTGGGATTACGCCAATCATGGAATTCAGTAAAGAAAACTATGGGCGAAGTTATGCGCCGAATAGCCGGGAGACATTTCGGCGATTTTCCATGCATCAGTTTGTCGATGCGGGGATTGCTCTGTATAATCCGGATGATCCGCTTAGACCGGTGAATAGCCCCAAGGCAGTTTACCAGATAGAAGAGGAGACGTTGGAAACGATAAAGGCGTTCAATACGGAACAGTGGGATACGGCATTGGAGAAATTTCTCGGCAATCGCGAGACGTTAATAGGGAAGAATGCCAAAACACGCAAAAGGAATCTGGTTCCTATCCAAATTGCCCCTGGACAGGAGATAGCCATTTCGCCTGGAGAGCATAGTGAATTGATCAAAGCGATTATTGAAGAGTTCGCTCCTCAATTCGTGCCGGGAGGAGTGTTGGCTTATGCAGGTGATACAGGGGACAAGCTAGGCTATATTGACGAGGCTTTGCTACTGCACTTGGGAATAGAAATCGATTGGCATGGCAAAATGCCGGACGTCGTCATTTTTTATCCGGAAAAACATTGGCTGGTCCTCATTGAATCCGTAACTAGTCATGGACCGATTGATGGGAAACGGTATCGAGAGTTGGAAAAACTATTTGAAAGTTCTTCAGCGGGGCTAGTCTATCTGACGGCTTTCCCAAGCAGGCAATTGTTTTCGAGGTATGCTCCAGTAATCGCCTGGGAGACGGAAGTCTGGGTGGCGGAAGATCCGACGCACCTAATCCATTTCAATGGGGAGCGGTTTTTGGGGCCTTATAAATAA
- a CDS encoding fumarylacetoacetate hydrolase family protein, with protein sequence MHYKSPPELERALFKIHYCKGESQSMRLVMFTVNSSFPHVPRLGSLHNHQIIDLAAGYRSLLLVKETCDINAVHQFADLYLPNDMKRFLEGGELSLHAAREALQFATTSSQDILNHEKLSYHQDEVNIHAPISNPPTIRDFISFEEHYRNSLKADVPQVWYDIPVYYKSVASTLIGPNATCHWPAYSEVMDYELEFACIIGKRGKDIPVEQAKEHIAGYFIYNDFSARDMQLREMEGKLGPAKGKDFCTAIGPYLVTADEVPDPYNMEMTAKVNGEIWSKGNTNTMFRTFEEIIAYVSQSETLVPGDIFGSGTVGNGCGLELGKFLKNGDVIELEVGNLGVLKNKVVTQQ encoded by the coding sequence TTGCACTACAAATCCCCGCCTGAGCTAGAAAGGGCTTTATTTAAAATCCATTACTGCAAAGGAGAATCACAATCCATGAGATTAGTAATGTTTACAGTGAACTCAAGCTTTCCACATGTACCTAGGTTAGGTTCATTGCATAATCATCAGATCATTGATTTGGCTGCTGGCTATCGTTCTTTGCTTCTTGTCAAGGAAACATGCGACATCAATGCCGTACACCAATTTGCCGACCTCTACCTCCCCAATGATATGAAGAGGTTTTTAGAAGGAGGCGAACTTTCCTTGCACGCAGCGAGGGAAGCATTACAATTTGCAACAACATCATCCCAAGACATCCTCAACCACGAAAAACTTTCCTATCACCAAGATGAAGTTAACATTCATGCACCGATATCGAACCCGCCGACCATCCGTGATTTCATCTCATTTGAAGAGCATTACCGCAACTCATTAAAAGCAGATGTACCGCAAGTTTGGTATGACATCCCCGTCTATTATAAATCCGTTGCCTCGACTTTGATCGGCCCTAACGCGACTTGCCATTGGCCGGCTTACTCCGAAGTGATGGATTATGAATTGGAATTTGCCTGTATCATCGGCAAAAGAGGTAAGGATATCCCCGTGGAACAGGCAAAAGAGCATATAGCGGGTTATTTCATTTACAACGACTTTAGCGCGCGGGATATGCAATTACGAGAGATGGAAGGAAAACTAGGGCCTGCCAAAGGAAAAGACTTTTGCACGGCAATCGGGCCATACCTCGTAACAGCTGATGAAGTACCAGATCCTTATAACATGGAAATGACAGCAAAAGTGAATGGTGAAATTTGGAGCAAAGGAAATACAAACACCATGTTTCGTACCTTTGAAGAAATTATCGCGTATGTCTCTCAAAGTGAAACATTGGTTCCTGGAGATATTTTCGGTTCAGGGACTGTGGGAAATGGATGTGGATTGGAGTTAGGGAAGTTTTTGAAAAACGGAGACGTCATTGAGCTGGAAGTCGGTAATCTTGGTGTATTGAAAAATAAGGTAGTCACCCAACAATGA
- a CDS encoding DNA sulfur modification protein DndB translates to MPNKGVLTKFRGTLHRQFGKQVLSTQLPFGTLEAIFGIDYDVQRQLDASRRAEIRKFILDSLEKGKPFYFAPFVFSSRKNIRVVEDGFEIEPRDKIYILDGQHRNSALSSAISHLKTMKEAAEEIGDFLESQKVQSHIDQLVNYPVSMQVFLDLDTRSEQQLFTDYNTERKEAHPGLLMQYDHRDKYIELTRNVAYQLADTLDIEHKRSRLTAQNSSVTSLTIMRRCLIALFEGLLTVKTGDPYPRCKLTEMPKVAKYFFQSWNDLFPKQMANRSTYVTGLTGIQIALAYTAFLTMRENNITYYKAIDMLRLLNRRCTWKHDDPLFTHMYHSEAKQLRHHSSTTAIKRTALEFLSVIEQERGMENDYSSRLF, encoded by the coding sequence ATGCCGAATAAAGGAGTATTGACAAAGTTCCGAGGAACACTGCATAGACAATTTGGAAAGCAGGTGTTATCCACGCAACTGCCGTTTGGAACATTGGAAGCTATTTTTGGCATCGACTATGATGTCCAACGACAGCTGGATGCAAGTAGGCGGGCGGAGATCCGGAAATTTATATTGGACTCTTTAGAGAAAGGGAAGCCATTTTATTTTGCTCCTTTCGTATTCTCGAGCCGGAAAAACATCCGAGTGGTGGAAGATGGTTTCGAGATTGAGCCTAGAGATAAAATTTATATTCTAGACGGGCAGCATCGAAATTCCGCGTTATCTTCCGCTATCAGTCACTTGAAAACAATGAAAGAAGCTGCAGAGGAAATTGGGGATTTTCTTGAAAGTCAAAAGGTGCAAAGCCATATAGACCAACTAGTGAATTATCCTGTCTCCATGCAAGTTTTCTTGGACTTGGATACGCGATCGGAACAGCAACTTTTTACAGACTACAATACTGAGAGGAAGGAGGCCCATCCCGGACTGCTGATGCAGTACGATCACCGGGACAAATATATTGAGCTAACCCGCAACGTCGCCTATCAATTGGCGGACACCCTCGATATTGAACATAAGCGATCGCGCTTGACTGCACAAAACTCGTCAGTCACTTCCTTGACGATCATGCGCCGCTGTCTGATCGCATTGTTCGAGGGGCTTCTTACTGTTAAAACGGGAGATCCATATCCAAGGTGCAAGCTGACCGAAATGCCAAAGGTGGCAAAGTACTTTTTCCAGTCCTGGAATGATTTGTTTCCGAAGCAGATGGCTAATCGGTCCACTTATGTCACTGGTCTGACAGGCATTCAAATCGCTTTGGCATATACAGCTTTTCTTACGATGCGGGAAAACAACATCACTTATTACAAGGCGATTGATATGCTTCGATTATTGAATCGGCGTTGCACCTGGAAGCATGACGATCCTTTATTTACACATATGTATCATTCTGAAGCGAAACAGTTGCGTCATCATTCCTCTACCACTGCCATTAAGCGGACGGCGCTGGAGTTTCTGTCGGTGATTGAGCAAGAAAGGGGTATGGAAAATGATTATTCATCCCGTCTTTTCTAA